The bacterium DNA segment ACCGTTAATTTCAAAAGCGGCCTTTTTGTTCTCGCGCTCGTCATTATATTCGGCGCGCTGGCGTACACGCAGTTTCTTGTGGAACGGCTTCGCGACGATTCGCGCCACATCGTAAAAATATATACGCAGATCATTGCGCGGATCGGGCAGGACGATCCGGAGGGCGAGTACAGTTTTATTTTTGATGAGATCATTAAGCGTATTGAATTTCCGATCATCAATACCGCGCCGGACACCACCATTCTTTCGTGGCGCAATATTCCGGGCATCGTCGGCGATACGCTCACGGCGGAGGCTGAGAAGAAACTCAAAAAGGTGATCGCTGATATGGACATTGACAATGCGCCCATTCCGATTCTATATGAAAACACAACGCTCGGTTATATACATTATGATACGGACAGCAAGCTGATCCGTCAGTTGGCCTGGCTGCCGGTGATCGGCATCGGCGTGGTCGGCGCATTTATTCTGATCGGGTATATCGGATTCAGCAATATCAAACGGAGCGAACAGCGCAGCATCTGGGTTGGTATGGCCAAAGAAACCGCGCATCAGCTCGGCACGCCGCTTTCCTCGCTCATGGGATGGGCGGAATTGCTTCGCGGCGAAGCGGAAGGACGTGAATCTACCTTGCGTATTATCGGCGAGATGGAGGTGGACATTAAACGGATCGACCGCATCGTCACGCGTTTTTCACAGATCGGCTCCGCATCTGATTTGAAACAGCACGATATGATCCCGCTGTTATCGGAATTAGCGCAGTATTTCCGCACGCGTATGCCGCAATTGGGCAAAACGATCACAATTGAAGAAGTGTATGAGACTAATGCCACGCCTTTTATCAATGCGCAGCTTATCGCGTGGGTGATTGAAAATATCATTAAGAACGCCGTGGATGCCATAGACACGCAGGAAGGAAGGATCAAAATTCACCTCTCGCTGCAAAACGGCAGCGTCTGCCTTGATATCTCCGACAACGGCCGCGGGATCGAACTGAAAAACTTTTACAATATTTTTCGCCCGGGATTCAGCACTAAGAAACGCGGATGGGGGCTTGGACTAAGCCTTGCTAAACGGATCATCGAAGATTATCACAACGGCAAAATATTTGTCAAGGACAGTAATATAAATCAGGGAACGACCATTCGGATCCAGCTTAAAAAAGGTTGACCGGTTCCTTTTAGCCTTTTACGTCTGTTGTTGTTTTTACTCTTTGAATTCTGGCTTTAGATTTTTATTATCAGTCAACATAGTTGAGGAGCGGTACATGGCCATCACAGAAGAACAAATTCGATCCATCGTTGAAGAAACCAAAAAACAACTGGGCCCGCAGGCAAGCGATGAAGTCATAAAAACTGTCGTACTCGAAACCATCCGCCGCTTCGGATCGGACGAAGGCAAATACGTCAGCGAACATCCCAGCACTTTCAAATATCTCAACAAAACCGAAGGACGTATCATCGTCACTGCGTTCGGCAAGAACCAGCCGGGCGTAATCTCGAGTATTTCGCATGAACTGACCAATTGCAATTGCGATATACTCGACGTGAGC contains these protein-coding regions:
- a CDS encoding ACT domain-containing protein, whose amino-acid sequence is MAITEEQIRSIVEETKKQLGPQASDEVIKTVVLETIRRFGSDEGKYVSEHPSTFKYLNKTEGRIIVTAFGKNQPGVISSISHELTNCNCDILDVSQKIMQEFFTLIMLVDIKNAICPFGVIKENMAKISEKIGIRILAQHEDVFKAMHRV
- a CDS encoding HAMP domain-containing histidine kinase, coding for MTEPTRQIRTVRNPYHLTVNFKSGLFVLALVIIFGALAYTQFLVERLRDDSRHIVKIYTQIIARIGQDDPEGEYSFIFDEIIKRIEFPIINTAPDTTILSWRNIPGIVGDTLTAEAEKKLKKVIADMDIDNAPIPILYENTTLGYIHYDTDSKLIRQLAWLPVIGIGVVGAFILIGYIGFSNIKRSEQRSIWVGMAKETAHQLGTPLSSLMGWAELLRGEAEGRESTLRIIGEMEVDIKRIDRIVTRFSQIGSASDLKQHDMIPLLSELAQYFRTRMPQLGKTITIEEVYETNATPFINAQLIAWVIENIIKNAVDAIDTQEGRIKIHLSLQNGSVCLDISDNGRGIELKNFYNIFRPGFSTKKRGWGLGLSLAKRIIEDYHNGKIFVKDSNINQGTTIRIQLKKG